A portion of the Actomonas aquatica genome contains these proteins:
- a CDS encoding Gfo/Idh/MocA family protein: protein MSSSSSTRPRVALIGVSGYGQVYVQLVKESLAQQRLQLVAAVVINPDDEVETMAWLREQGCRIYADYQVMLQEEAGAIDLCLVPTGIHWHACMTIAALEAGANVMVEKPLCASMEEAEAIQAAERKHGRFVAVGFQDFYEPGTQWLKQQLVNREIGDIKSVRFLGLWPRARQYFLRNNWAGRLASNGTPVLDSPLNNAFAHFVMLSLFFADPRECDAASVEIVEAELYRTHAIESFDTGVVRSRTPEGIELWFGASHASRTTIEPVIEIRGSKGVACWRYEEEAWWQCEGGEKQSRRLLPVHGARQHMMDAVLRRMTDPTARVCSPAVAARHTAFISALHAGTPISDFDPHLIDWGDNPADVTAVPAVRELEFAMRTAHAEGSTLTPRDAAWVESS, encoded by the coding sequence ATGTCCTCTTCGTCCTCCACCCGCCCGCGCGTCGCTTTGATCGGGGTTTCCGGCTACGGTCAAGTTTACGTCCAATTGGTGAAAGAGAGCCTCGCGCAGCAGCGTTTGCAGCTGGTGGCGGCCGTCGTCATCAATCCTGATGATGAAGTGGAAACGATGGCCTGGCTGCGAGAGCAGGGCTGTCGCATCTACGCCGACTATCAAGTGATGTTACAAGAGGAAGCGGGCGCGATCGACCTCTGTCTGGTGCCGACGGGCATTCACTGGCACGCTTGCATGACGATCGCGGCGCTGGAGGCCGGGGCGAATGTCATGGTTGAAAAACCGTTGTGCGCTTCGATGGAGGAGGCGGAGGCCATCCAGGCGGCGGAGCGTAAGCATGGCCGCTTTGTGGCGGTGGGTTTCCAGGATTTCTACGAGCCCGGCACGCAGTGGCTGAAGCAGCAGCTGGTGAACCGGGAGATTGGCGACATCAAATCGGTGCGTTTCCTCGGGCTGTGGCCGCGGGCGCGGCAGTATTTCCTGCGCAACAATTGGGCGGGACGGCTGGCCTCCAACGGGACGCCGGTGCTGGATTCGCCGCTCAACAATGCCTTTGCCCACTTCGTGATGCTGAGCCTCTTTTTCGCGGATCCGCGCGAGTGTGATGCGGCCTCGGTGGAGATTGTGGAAGCCGAGCTTTATCGGACGCACGCGATCGAGAGTTTTGATACTGGCGTGGTCCGTTCCCGCACTCCGGAAGGAATCGAGTTATGGTTTGGTGCCAGCCATGCGTCGCGCACGACCATCGAGCCAGTGATCGAGATTCGCGGCTCCAAGGGCGTCGCCTGTTGGCGCTACGAAGAGGAGGCGTGGTGGCAGTGCGAGGGCGGTGAGAAACAGTCACGTCGCCTGTTGCCGGTGCATGGTGCGCGTCAGCACATGATGGATGCGGTGCTGCGCCGCATGACCGATCCGACGGCGCGGGTGTGTTCGCCCGCGGTGGCTGCGCGGCACACGGCGTTCATCAGTGCGTTGCACGCGGGCACGCCCATTAGTGATTTTGATCCACACTTGATCGACTGGGGGGATAACCCCGCCGATGTCACCGCCGTCCCGGCGGTGCGCGAGCTGGAATTCGCCATGCGCACCGCGCACGCTGAGGGCAGCACCCTGACGCCGCGGGATGCGGCTTGGGTGGAGTCGTCCTGA
- a CDS encoding TonB-dependent receptor plug domain-containing protein, translating to MLTPFQVDSTQDQGYFAQNTLAGSRMRTNVADLASSITVITAQQLEDTASTDINDVFRYEANTEGSSTYTPAIQSLRSDGVVDVNAGYTHGGDGIPQTNATANRVRGLGVPGSSQNFYPTISQVPFDAYNVQSIEISRGPNSMLFGMGSPAGIVNQSTAQAVLNKDNYSASFRVDDRGSFRAAATFNKGLIDDKLAIYGAILSDNKRFERKPSYDDTTRMYGALTFRPFQKTVIRASIESYDNDNRRPNTLTPRDTVTEWRTGGGWGFDTATGMLHSTVTGESMGPIALRTGPGGDPSDPDYVRTRIDDTRDYIMGLPGYDASLWNAARTQYNGINIYGLGSGTLTDPASVFYAPGIVGATSNRPIMQIQDGQVQSWYYWTAARYNTAFGSGNTYPLAESSIFANPAWEQAYNTTVTESALWSATGNGVGSYRYPGVSDKSIYDWENVNILQSNFGHQENTTYNVELEQEILPSLNLSAGWFRQDFEDAVNYTVSQLNVATIYVDTNISLPDGTPNPYFGQPYVQDQDGDQFIHTQTNDNYRAMLAWTPDFTDNDGILKWLGSHQILGLWSRNDVDSTFTRKRWFEIEDDQIENGTIFWAQDPTTAAWTRQRRSNIRKFYLGNPGNQPYGNVTRAAGEFNDLTYNGRYGYYDYNHSEWRDLGTTMGFIDTQWGTGATQRVVESTSFGITSNLWNDRLITTFGVRKDDYKARNTTLGAILDTVGGEQVEGSLPWDEAFVDGWFQTDLVQNRWNYWDELSGTTRTTGAVLRPFSKWNGIEDRAAEGSQFHQFLSSLGFSYNKSDNFNPPPSAQVDAFGNQLPKPTGEGEDWGFQFSLMDNKLFARVNWFKATNENERTNPGTSISRLTGNIDTTLFRSWARTIAMINDGLDPTGEDFNTDDYTQAQLDALDDATAAIWGLPYDYYTDIGSIYATRDAVAEGVEVQLTYNPTRNWTLKFTAGQQETKYSNVLKQFDEWFEVRNPAWSSARAADYLLPQYQQYASYTMNNGVEVDLSDFWSSYGYNGNIRLDNQWGLTNAQLYYDGVVTPQYAIARDLDGQAAPGQRKYRWSLLTNYTFDEGMLKGFSVGGSTRWEDKAIIGYYGRVNEGSGSTDLTLSDTTRPIYDSANTYVDLWVSYTTKVFNDKVRMKTQLNVVNAFESGGLRVVGVNYDASPNAYRIVDPRQFILSTKFEF from the coding sequence ATGCTTACGCCTTTCCAGGTCGATTCGACCCAGGACCAAGGTTATTTCGCACAAAACACCCTCGCGGGTTCGCGCATGCGCACCAACGTCGCCGACCTCGCGTCGTCGATCACGGTGATCACGGCCCAGCAGCTCGAGGACACCGCTTCTACGGACATCAACGATGTTTTCCGTTATGAAGCCAACACCGAAGGTTCCTCCACCTACACGCCGGCGATCCAGTCCCTGCGCAGTGATGGTGTGGTCGACGTCAACGCCGGTTACACCCACGGCGGCGACGGTATCCCGCAGACCAATGCCACCGCCAACCGCGTGCGTGGTCTCGGCGTCCCTGGTTCCTCGCAGAACTTCTACCCGACGATTTCGCAGGTGCCGTTCGATGCCTACAATGTGCAATCGATCGAAATCAGCCGCGGTCCAAACTCCATGCTCTTCGGCATGGGCAGCCCGGCCGGTATCGTGAACCAAAGCACGGCGCAGGCTGTGCTCAACAAGGACAACTACTCGGCCTCCTTCCGGGTCGACGATCGTGGTTCCTTCCGCGCCGCCGCCACCTTCAACAAAGGTCTCATCGACGACAAACTCGCCATCTACGGTGCGATCCTGTCGGACAACAAGCGCTTCGAGCGCAAGCCGTCCTACGATGACACGACCCGCATGTATGGTGCGCTCACCTTCCGTCCGTTCCAGAAGACGGTGATCCGCGCCAGCATCGAGTCCTACGACAACGATAACCGTCGTCCTAACACCCTCACCCCGCGCGACACCGTCACGGAATGGCGCACCGGTGGTGGCTGGGGCTTCGACACCGCCACGGGTATGCTGCACAGCACCGTGACCGGCGAGAGCATGGGCCCGATCGCGCTGCGCACGGGTCCGGGTGGCGACCCTTCGGACCCGGATTATGTTCGCACCCGTATCGATGATACGCGCGATTACATCATGGGTCTGCCGGGCTACGATGCCTCGCTGTGGAATGCCGCGCGGACTCAATACAACGGTATCAACATCTACGGCCTGGGCAGCGGCACGCTGACGGACCCGGCTTCGGTTTTTTATGCCCCGGGCATTGTTGGCGCCACCTCCAATCGTCCGATCATGCAGATCCAGGACGGTCAGGTGCAGAGCTGGTATTACTGGACTGCGGCGCGCTACAACACCGCCTTTGGTTCGGGTAACACTTACCCGCTGGCTGAGTCCTCGATCTTCGCCAATCCGGCCTGGGAACAAGCCTACAACACCACGGTGACTGAGTCCGCTCTGTGGAGCGCGACCGGCAACGGTGTGGGCAGCTACCGTTACCCGGGTGTCTCCGACAAGAGTATCTACGATTGGGAGAACGTGAACATCCTGCAGTCCAACTTTGGCCATCAGGAGAACACGACCTACAATGTCGAACTCGAGCAGGAAATCCTCCCCAGCCTCAACCTGAGTGCCGGCTGGTTCCGCCAGGACTTCGAGGACGCCGTGAACTACACGGTCTCGCAGCTCAATGTCGCCACCATCTACGTCGACACCAACATCTCCCTGCCCGACGGCACGCCGAATCCTTACTTCGGCCAGCCTTACGTGCAGGATCAGGACGGTGACCAATTCATCCACACCCAGACCAATGACAACTACCGCGCCATGCTCGCGTGGACGCCGGACTTCACCGACAACGACGGCATCCTGAAATGGCTCGGCAGCCACCAGATCCTTGGTCTGTGGAGCCGCAATGACGTCGACTCGACCTTCACGCGTAAGCGCTGGTTTGAGATCGAAGACGACCAGATCGAGAACGGCACGATCTTCTGGGCGCAGGACCCGACCACCGCCGCGTGGACCCGCCAGCGTCGCAGCAACATCCGCAAGTTCTACCTCGGTAACCCGGGCAACCAGCCCTACGGCAATGTCACCCGTGCCGCCGGCGAGTTCAACGACCTCACCTACAATGGTCGGTATGGCTATTACGACTACAACCACTCCGAGTGGCGTGACCTTGGCACCACGATGGGCTTCATCGACACCCAGTGGGGCACCGGCGCCACCCAGCGTGTGGTCGAGTCCACCAGCTTCGGTATCACCTCGAACCTCTGGAACGATCGCCTGATCACGACCTTCGGCGTCCGCAAGGATGACTACAAGGCCCGCAACACCACCCTGGGTGCCATCCTCGACACCGTGGGCGGCGAACAGGTCGAAGGCAGCCTGCCTTGGGACGAAGCTTTCGTTGACGGTTGGTTCCAAACCGACCTCGTGCAAAACCGCTGGAACTACTGGGATGAGCTCTCCGGCACGACCCGCACCACCGGTGCGGTGCTGCGTCCGTTCTCCAAGTGGAATGGCATCGAAGACCGCGCGGCCGAAGGTTCGCAGTTTCACCAGTTCCTGAGCAGCCTCGGCTTCTCCTACAACAAGTCGGACAACTTCAACCCGCCGCCCTCCGCCCAGGTGGATGCCTTCGGTAACCAATTGCCGAAGCCGACCGGCGAAGGTGAGGACTGGGGCTTCCAGTTCTCCCTCATGGACAACAAGCTGTTCGCTCGCGTGAACTGGTTCAAGGCCACCAACGAAAACGAGCGCACCAACCCGGGCACCTCGATCTCGCGCCTCACCGGCAACATCGACACCACCCTGTTCCGCAGCTGGGCCCGCACGATCGCCATGATCAATGACGGCCTCGATCCCACCGGTGAAGACTTCAACACCGATGACTACACCCAGGCTCAGCTCGACGCCCTCGACGACGCCACCGCCGCCATCTGGGGTCTGCCGTATGACTATTACACGGACATCGGCAGCATCTACGCCACCCGCGACGCCGTTGCTGAGGGTGTGGAAGTTCAGTTGACCTACAACCCGACCCGCAACTGGACCTTGAAGTTCACCGCCGGCCAGCAGGAGACCAAATACTCCAACGTGCTGAAGCAGTTCGATGAATGGTTCGAAGTGCGCAACCCGGCCTGGTCCTCCGCCCGCGCGGCAGACTACCTGCTGCCGCAGTATCAGCAATATGCGAGCTACACCATGAACAATGGTGTCGAGGTCGACCTCTCCGACTTCTGGTCCTCCTATGGCTACAACGGCAACATCCGCCTCGACAACCAGTGGGGCCTCACCAACGCCCAGCTCTACTACGACGGCGTGGTGACCCCGCAGTATGCGATCGCTCGCGACCTCGATGGCCAAGCCGCTCCGGGTCAGCGCAAGTATCGTTGGTCCCTGCTGACCAACTACACCTTCGACGAAGGTATGCTCAAGGGCTTCTCCGTTGGTGGCAGCACCCGTTGGGAAGACAAGGCGATCATCGGTTACTATGGCCGCGTGAACGAAGGTTCCGGTTCGACCGATCTCACGTTGTCGGACACCACGCGTCCGATCTACGACAGCGCCAACACCTACGTAGACCTGTGGGTCTCCTACACCACCAAAGTCTTCAACGACAAGGTGCGCATGAAGACCCAGCTCAACGTGGTCAACGCGTTCGAAAGCGGCGGTCTGCGCGTCGTCGGTGTGAACTACGACGCCTCGCCCAATGCCTACCGCATTGTCGACCCGCGCCAGTTCATCCTCTCGACCAAGTTCGAGTTCTGA
- a CDS encoding glycosyl hydrolase codes for MNTVRAAPPTASSHEAPDSTKPWTRWWWPGSAVDPAGLTAQLEAFADAGIGGVEITPIYGAQGAEDRYRDFLSPAWTAALQHTLNEAQRLGLGVDMATGTGWPFGGPWVTPTDGSHRPVLGADGQLIGAPTGMQVKRAAPGGAGLVLDPFSAAALQRYLEPISDALAPFPGNPTLRAQFHDSFEYYGAGWTAGIDQAFVARHGYELAPYAAALLGEAPLPTDDLTRLRADYRTLLGELHLEYLQAWTAWSHDHGWITRNQSHGAPANLLDLYGAVDIPETETFGSTPFPFHGIRRIDTEIRGNDDLPEPLMMKMASSAAHVMGRPLVSSETCTWLREHWKVSLAMAKPEIDRLFANGINHIFYHGTVYSPPDAAWPGWLFYASTQFNPNNSWWQDFAALNAYVGRIQTVLQSGEPDNEVLLYWPYADVTHRSDVDLVPLLTVHHVDWLTGSPFGRTARELATAGIATDYVSDAQLLTTTVDARGQLATPGHTYRALVVPAAQHLPLATLRQLRDLAAAGARIHFTALPADVPGLGHLETRRAEFATLLDELRALAAQPDTSLTLGGHPAPALANVALTREPLASSGLEYIRRRTDQGWAYFVTNLTADDFDGWLPLGVSAPYLQATDPLTGRFGEPIHRTAANGPGVELRLQLAPGQSVLLTASHQTLPGSTMTWPPVQPAAAPTSLTGDWTLTFLRGGPVLPASTRLDAPIDWTQLDDPDAQRFAGTARYELTFELPDAPAGTTDWLLDLGDVRESARVILNGELVATPWSVPHRIRLGAHLRPGKNVLQLDVTNLSANRIRDLDRRGVEWRIMHEINFVNIHYRPFDASEWDLQPSGLLEVPTLTPLTPAP; via the coding sequence TTGAATACAGTCCGTGCCGCCCCCCCCACGGCCTCCTCCCATGAGGCGCCAGACAGCACCAAACCCTGGACCCGCTGGTGGTGGCCCGGCAGCGCAGTGGATCCCGCCGGTCTCACCGCCCAACTCGAGGCTTTCGCCGACGCCGGGATCGGCGGCGTCGAAATCACGCCGATCTACGGCGCCCAGGGAGCCGAGGACCGCTACCGCGACTTCCTCTCCCCTGCGTGGACGGCCGCCTTGCAACACACGCTCAACGAAGCCCAGCGCCTCGGCCTCGGCGTCGACATGGCCACCGGCACCGGCTGGCCCTTCGGCGGCCCCTGGGTCACTCCGACCGACGGTTCCCACCGCCCCGTGCTCGGCGCCGACGGACAACTCATCGGCGCCCCCACTGGCATGCAGGTAAAACGCGCCGCTCCCGGCGGTGCCGGTCTCGTGCTCGATCCCTTTTCCGCCGCCGCACTCCAGCGTTACCTGGAACCGATCAGCGACGCCCTCGCCCCCTTCCCCGGCAATCCCACCCTACGCGCCCAGTTTCACGACTCGTTCGAATACTACGGGGCCGGCTGGACCGCCGGCATCGACCAGGCCTTCGTCGCCCGCCATGGCTATGAGCTCGCCCCCTACGCCGCCGCGCTCCTTGGCGAAGCGCCACTACCGACCGACGACCTGACCCGCCTGCGCGCCGACTACCGCACCTTGCTCGGCGAGTTGCACCTCGAATACCTCCAGGCCTGGACCGCTTGGTCCCACGACCACGGCTGGATCACCCGCAACCAATCTCACGGCGCGCCCGCCAACCTGCTCGACCTCTACGGCGCCGTCGACATTCCCGAGACCGAAACCTTCGGCTCCACGCCTTTCCCATTTCACGGTATCCGCCGCATTGATACCGAAATCCGCGGCAACGACGACCTGCCCGAACCGCTCATGATGAAGATGGCCTCCTCGGCCGCTCACGTCATGGGTCGCCCGCTGGTCTCCAGCGAAACCTGCACCTGGCTTCGCGAACATTGGAAGGTGTCCCTCGCCATGGCCAAGCCCGAGATCGATCGCCTCTTCGCCAACGGCATCAACCACATCTTCTACCACGGCACCGTCTATTCGCCGCCCGACGCCGCCTGGCCCGGCTGGCTGTTCTACGCTTCCACCCAGTTTAATCCCAACAACTCATGGTGGCAGGATTTCGCCGCCCTCAATGCCTACGTCGGCCGCATTCAAACCGTCCTGCAAAGCGGCGAGCCCGACAACGAAGTGCTGCTCTACTGGCCCTACGCCGACGTCACCCATCGCTCGGACGTCGATCTCGTGCCGCTGCTCACCGTGCACCACGTCGACTGGCTCACCGGCTCCCCCTTTGGCCGCACCGCCCGCGAACTCGCCACCGCCGGCATCGCCACCGACTACGTATCCGACGCTCAACTACTGACTACCACCGTCGATGCCCGCGGCCAACTCGCCACTCCGGGCCATACCTACCGCGCCCTCGTGGTGCCCGCCGCCCAGCACCTGCCCCTCGCCACCCTGCGCCAACTCCGCGACCTCGCCGCCGCCGGTGCCCGCATTCACTTCACCGCCCTGCCTGCCGACGTGCCGGGGCTCGGCCACCTCGAGACCCGACGCGCCGAGTTCGCCACCTTACTCGACGAACTCCGCGCCCTCGCCGCGCAACCGGACACCTCCCTCACCCTCGGCGGCCACCCGGCCCCGGCCCTCGCCAACGTCGCCCTCACCCGCGAGCCGCTGGCATCCTCCGGCCTGGAATATATCCGCCGCCGCACCGACCAGGGCTGGGCCTATTTCGTCACCAACCTCACGGCCGATGATTTTGACGGTTGGCTTCCCCTTGGCGTATCCGCTCCTTACCTACAAGCGACCGACCCGCTCACCGGCCGCTTCGGCGAACCGATCCATCGCACCGCGGCCAACGGCCCCGGGGTCGAGCTGCGCCTCCAACTCGCCCCCGGCCAATCCGTGTTGCTCACCGCATCCCACCAGACTCTCCCCGGCTCGACGATGACATGGCCCCCGGTGCAACCCGCCGCCGCCCCCACTTCCCTCACCGGCGACTGGACCCTCACCTTCCTGCGCGGCGGCCCCGTGCTGCCCGCCTCGACCCGACTCGACGCGCCGATCGACTGGACCCAACTCGACGACCCCGACGCCCAACGTTTCGCCGGCACGGCGCGCTACGAACTCACCTTCGAGCTGCCCGACGCGCCCGCCGGCACCACCGACTGGTTGCTCGATCTCGGCGACGTGCGCGAGAGCGCCCGCGTGATCCTCAACGGCGAGCTCGTCGCCACCCCCTGGAGCGTGCCCCACCGCATCCGTCTCGGCGCCCACCTCCGCCCCGGCAAGAACGTGCTTCAACTCGATGTCACCAACCTCTCCGCCAACCGCATCCGCGACCTCGATCGCCGCGGCGTGGAGTGGCGCATCATGCACGAGATTAACTTCGTCAATATCCACTACCGCCCCTTCGATGCGTCCGAGTGGGACCTGCAACCCTCCGGCCTGCTCGAAGTCCCCACCCTCACTCCGCTCACCCCCGCACCATGA
- a CDS encoding TonB-dependent receptor plug domain-containing protein translates to MGSTAYAQTTEETSSDSDEEEIITLTPFQVDTTQDQGYFAQNTLAGSRMRTNVADLAASITVITAQQLEDTASTDINDVFRYEANTEGSSTYTPAIQSLRNDGVVDVNAGYTHGGDGNPQTNATANRVRGLGVPSSSQNFYPTISQVPFDAYNVQSIEISRGPNSMLFGMGSPAGIVNQSTAQAVLNKDNYSASFRVDDRGSFRAAATFNKGLIDDKLAIYGAILSDNKRFERKPSYDDTTRMYGALTFRPFQKTVIRASVEQYDNDNRRPNTLTPRDTVTQWRTGGGWGFDTATGMLHSTVTGESMGPIALRTGSPRIEDTRDYIMGLPNYDPSLWNAEQTRYNGINIYGLGSGTLSDPASVFYAPGIAPATSSRPIMQIQDGQVQSWFYWTAARYNTAFGSGNTYPLAEASIFENPTWDQAYNTTVTESALWTATGNGVGSYRYPGVSDKSIYDWEKVNILQSNFGHQENTTYNVELEQEILPSLNFSAGWFRQDFEDAVNYTVSQLNVATIFVDTNISLPDGTPNPYFGQPYVQDQDGDQFVHTQTNDNYRAMIAWTPDFTDNDNWTKWFGSHQVLGLWSRNDVDSTFTRKRWFEIEDDQIENGTIFWAQDPTTAAWTRQRRSNIRKFYLGNPGNQPLGNVTRAAGEFNNLTYNGRYGYYDYNHSEWRDLGTTMGFIDAQWGTGGTQRVVDSTSLGITSNLWNDRLVTTFGVRKDDYKARNTTLGAILDTAGGEQIEGSLPWDEAFVDGWFQTDLVQQRWNYWDELSGTTRTTGAVLRPFSKWSGIEDRAAEGSQFHQFISSLGFSYNKSDNFNPPPSAQVDAFGNALPKPTGEGEDWGFQFSLMDNKLFARVNWFKATNMNERTNPGTSISRLTGNVDTTLFRNWARTIAMINDGLDPTGEDFNTDDYTQAQLDALDDATAAIWGLPYDYYTDIGSIYATRDAVAEGVEVQLTYNPNRNWTMKFTAGQQETKYSNVLKQFDEWFEVRNPAWSSARAADYLLPQYQNLASYTMNNGVEVDLTDFWSSYGYNGNIRLDNQWGLTNAQLYYDGVVTPQYAIARDLDGQAAPGQRKYRWSFLTNYTFDEGVMKGFSVGGSARWEDKAIIGYYGKANVASGSTDLTLSDTTRPIYDSANTYVDLWISYTTKVFNDKVRMKTQLNVVNAFESGGLRVVGVNYDASPNAYRIVDPRQFILSTKFEF, encoded by the coding sequence TTGGGCTCCACGGCCTATGCGCAAACCACGGAAGAAACGTCTTCCGATTCGGACGAAGAAGAGATCATCACCCTCACTCCGTTCCAGGTCGATACGACCCAAGACCAGGGCTACTTCGCCCAGAACACCCTCGCTGGTTCCCGCATGCGCACGAACGTCGCCGACTTGGCGGCATCGATCACCGTGATCACCGCGCAGCAGTTGGAAGATACCGCTTCGACGGACATCAACGATGTCTTCCGTTACGAGGCCAACACCGAAGGTTCCTCCACCTACACGCCGGCGATTCAGTCGCTGCGCAATGACGGTGTGGTCGACGTCAATGCCGGCTACACGCACGGTGGTGACGGCAACCCGCAAACCAATGCGACCGCCAATCGCGTGCGTGGTTTGGGCGTGCCCAGTTCCTCGCAGAACTTCTACCCGACGATCTCGCAGGTGCCGTTCGACGCTTACAACGTGCAGTCGATTGAAATCAGCCGCGGTCCGAATTCCATGCTCTTCGGCATGGGCAGCCCGGCCGGTATCGTGAACCAAAGCACCGCGCAGGCCGTGCTCAACAAGGACAACTATTCGGCGTCCTTCCGGGTGGACGATCGTGGTTCCTTCCGCGCTGCCGCCACCTTCAACAAGGGGCTCATTGACGACAAACTCGCCATCTACGGTGCGATCCTGTCGGACAACAAGCGCTTCGAGCGCAAGCCGTCCTACGACGACACGACGCGCATGTATGGTGCGCTGACCTTCCGTCCGTTCCAGAAGACGGTGATCCGTGCCTCCGTTGAGCAATACGACAACGACAACCGTCGCCCGAATACGCTCACGCCTCGTGATACTGTCACGCAGTGGCGCACTGGTGGCGGCTGGGGCTTCGACACCGCCACGGGCATGCTGCACAGCACCGTGACCGGTGAAAGCATGGGGCCGATCGCGCTGCGCACGGGATCGCCGCGTATCGAGGATACGCGCGACTACATCATGGGGTTGCCGAACTACGACCCCTCTCTCTGGAATGCGGAGCAGACCCGCTACAACGGCATCAACATCTATGGTCTGGGCAGCGGCACGTTGTCCGATCCGGCCTCGGTGTTTTACGCTCCGGGCATTGCTCCCGCCACCTCCAGTCGTCCGATCATGCAGATCCAGGACGGGCAGGTTCAGAGTTGGTTTTACTGGACCGCGGCGCGCTACAACACCGCCTTTGGTTCCGGTAACACTTATCCGCTGGCGGAAGCTTCGATCTTCGAAAATCCGACCTGGGACCAAGCCTACAACACCACGGTGACTGAGTCCGCCCTGTGGACCGCGACCGGCAATGGTGTCGGCAGCTACCGCTACCCGGGCGTCTCCGACAAGAGCATCTACGATTGGGAGAAGGTGAACATCCTGCAGTCCAACTTCGGCCATCAGGAGAACACGACCTACAATGTCGAACTGGAGCAGGAGATTCTTCCGAGCCTCAACTTCAGCGCGGGTTGGTTCCGCCAGGACTTTGAGGATGCCGTGAACTACACGGTCTCGCAGCTAAACGTCGCTACGATCTTCGTCGACACGAACATCTCGCTGCCCGATGGCACGCCGAATCCTTACTTCGGCCAGCCTTACGTGCAGGATCAGGATGGTGACCAGTTCGTCCACACTCAAACCAACGACAACTACCGTGCGATGATCGCGTGGACGCCGGACTTCACCGACAACGACAACTGGACCAAGTGGTTTGGTAGTCACCAGGTGCTCGGTCTGTGGAGCCGCAACGACGTCGACTCGACCTTCACGCGTAAGCGCTGGTTTGAGATCGAAGACGACCAGATTGAGAACGGCACCATCTTCTGGGCGCAGGACCCGACCACCGCCGCGTGGACCCGCCAGCGCCGCAGCAACATCCGCAAGTTCTACCTGGGCAACCCGGGCAACCAGCCGCTCGGCAACGTCACCCGCGCCGCCGGTGAGTTCAACAACCTCACCTACAATGGTCGGTATGGCTATTACGACTACAACCACTCCGAGTGGCGTGACCTCGGCACCACCATGGGCTTCATCGATGCCCAATGGGGCACCGGTGGCACCCAGCGCGTGGTCGACTCTACCAGCCTCGGTATCACCAGCAACTTGTGGAATGATCGTCTCGTGACCACGTTCGGCGTGCGCAAAGACGACTACAAAGCCCGCAACACCACCCTCGGTGCCATCTTGGATACCGCGGGCGGCGAGCAGATCGAAGGCAGCCTGCCTTGGGACGAAGCCTTCGTTGATGGTTGGTTCCAGACCGACCTCGTGCAGCAGCGTTGGAACTACTGGGATGAGCTCTCCGGCACGACCCGCACCACCGGTGCGGTGCTGCGTCCGTTCTCCAAGTGGAGCGGTATCGAAGACCGTGCGGCCGAAGGTTCGCAGTTCCATCAGTTCATCAGCAGCCTCGGCTTCTCCTACAACAAGTCGGACAACTTCAATCCGCCGCCCTCCGCGCAGGTTGATGCCTTTGGCAATGCCCTGCCGAAGCCGACCGGCGAAGGTGAGGACTGGGGCTTCCAGTTCTCCCTCATGGACAACAAGCTGTTCGCTCGTGTGAACTGGTTCAAGGCCACCAATATGAACGAGCGCACCAATCCGGGCACCTCGATCTCCCGCCTGACCGGTAACGTCGACACCACGCTGTTCCGCAACTGGGCCCGCACGATCGCCATGATCAATGACGGCCTCGATCCCACCGGTGAAGACTTCAACACCGATGACTATACCCAGGCCCAGCTCGACGCCCTCGACGACGCCACGGCCGCCATCTGGGGTCTGCCGTATGACTATTACACGGACATCGGCAGCATCTACGCCACCCGCGACGCTGTTGCTGAGGGTGTGGAAGTTCAGTTGACCTACAACCCGAACCGCAACTGGACGATGAAGTTCACCGCCGGTCAGCAGGAGACCAAATACTCCAACGTGCTGAAGCAGTTCGACGAGTGGTTTGAGGTGCGCAACCCGGCGTGGTCCTCCGCCCGTGCGGCTGACTACCTGCTCCCGCAGTATCAGAACCTCGCCAGCTACACCATGAACAACGGTGTGGAGGTCGACCTCACGGACTTCTGGTCCTCCTATGGCTACAACGGCAACATCCGCCTCGACAACCAGTGGGGCCTCACCAACGCCCAACTCTATTACGACGGCGTGGTGACCCCGCAGTATGCGATTGCTCGCGACCTCGACGGTCAGGCTGCTCCCGGTCAGCGCAAGTATCGCTGGTCCTTCCTGACCAACTACACCTTCGACGAAGGTGTCATGAAGGGCTTCTCCGTTGGCGGTAGCGCCCGTTGGGAAGACAAGGCCATCATCGGTTACTACGGTAAGGCCAACGTCGCCTCCGGTTCGACCGACCTTACGCTGTCGGACACCACCCGCCCGATCTACGATAGCGCCAATACCTACGTCGATCTGTGGATCTCCTACACCACCAAAGTCTTCAACGACAAGGTGCGCATGAAGACTCAGCTCAACGTGGTCAACGCGTTCGAGAGCGGCGGTCTGCGCGTCGTCGGTGTGAACTACGACGCCTCGCCCAACGCCTACCGCATTGTCGACCCGCGTCAGTTCATCCTCTCGACCAAGTTCGAGTTCTGA